The genomic segment CATCGCAGACCGGAGAGGCAGTGCAATCCGGCCCGCGATCGAAACCCTGCAAAAGGCAAACCGCTCCTGCGGCAGGGCACGGATGGCAACTTCCACAGTGGACCACGGGTTCACCGGATATTTACCATGATTTCATCAATCATATAGAGGACCATAGTGTATTTCCATTGTAGATCCGGCTGAATTCACGAACAGCAGGTCAAGATAACCGTCCTGATCAATATCCACAAACTGGAGGTCCCGCGGCAGGCTTCCGGCATCCAGCTCTTTTAAGTCCCATTTGCTCTCGCCCGACCGGACTGCGATGAAGTTCCTGCCCTCTTCTCCAAGCCCGACCATGGCCGGGTGATTTCCCCCTGCACTCACAGCGGCAATCCCGCTGTATCCCCACACCGGCGCAGGGATCTTGTCAGTAAGTGCTACTCCGCCTTTACCGTCACCGTACAGCAACAATGCACCCTTACCTGTCTCCAGGGGAGCGATGGCATCGAGGTTCCCGTCTCCGTCCAGGTCCGCGGTAACCACGGTCCTTGGGGCGTCGTTTCTTTCCTCCGGCTTGAGACGGAGATAACGCTTTTCAAAAGTCCGGTCTCCCCTGTTCATGGCCACACAGATGGAACCCACATCCCACTCTGCCCAGAGAATGTCCTGGCGGCCGTCTCCGTCCCAGTCGGCCACGTGCACATACATTGGGGTGGGAGCTGCCTCCAGTTGCCGGATCTCAAACCGGAACGGTTCATCATTGAGGCCCCATAACACATAGATCCTGTCCCCGCTGTATGGCCCGAGGACAATATCCCGGCGTCCGTCGCTGTCCAGATCCGATACTGCAATGCCCACAGGGCCAAAAGGCACCTTAAACACAGCGGACTTGACCAGTCCCCCCGGCCTGTTTTCCCAGTACTGGACCTCCTTCCTTCCTTCGCCTGCCACAATCAGGTCAGGACGTCCGTCGCGATTCCAATCCACCGGCCGGGCCATGCCGGGATGATAGCCTACCTCGGTCTCAGGATAGACCGGCCCGGGCTCAAAACGCCGGTCCTTGCGGCCCTGATAAATGCGGATATCGCCGGCCCCGTGGCCAATGACTGCAAGATCAGTGTATCCGTCGCAGTCAAAATCAGCAGCAGTCACACTATAAGGAACCCGCCCCGTGTCCAGCCTCACATGGGACGTCAGGCCCTCACCCTGCCCGGATGTCCGCAAGCCAGGCCCGGGGGAAGAGGACTGTCCGATCCCCGCACACCCCGAGAGGGCCAGGATGATCCCGATACCAAACAGCAAACTCACCAAATGCCGGCCCCCCGTAACCCCGGTCCGCACGAGTCTTCCATAGAATTATTCCTCAACTGATCCGTGTGATATATCGATGCGCTACATTAACATAATGCATCTGTCCGTCAATAGACCGCCATGGACAGAGGACCCAAGAAGTTGTACAATCTAAAAGCGGCGCATGACATACCGCAGCCACTTGCGTAACCTTCCGGCCGCCCCGGCTGAATCGCGGGTCTCAAAGCCCTTGCGCCAACGAAGAAATCGAGCCGGGTTCCCGGTTGCTATGGCAAAGGGTGGAATGTCACGGGTCACCACGGCACCGGCACCCACGACCGCCCCCTTGCCGATAGTCACGCCCTCAAGCACGCTGGCCCCCGCCCCGATCCATGCACCCCGGCAGATACGGATCGCTCCGTAAGTAAGTGCATGGTCTATAATATTCTCAGGGGGCCCGTCAATACCGTGCCCTGCGCTGAGTATCCTGGCCCCGGGGCCTATAAGCACTCCGTCCTCGATTAAAAGGCCCCCTTCACCCGAGAGATAGGCACCCGTATTCACCCACACCCGGTCTCCCAGGACCAGATCGGCCTGATGGTTCAATGCAAGGTCACCTACAACCAGGCGTACCTGGCCAAAAAGGACCACGCCGTCTCCCAGGGTTATGCCGCGGCGCCGGTCCCCCCCGCGGCGATAGAGCGTGACCGTGCCCGCAATACGCACACCTTCGCCGATCCGGTCAAAGCCGGGGGGCGGAGCAGGCCGGGGCCAGACCTCCGGAAGACCGAAAAAGGCGTCTTCGTGATTTGCGGACATGTGATCAGGATCGGGGCCTTTGGTATTTATTCATGAAACAAGAGATAAGCAAAAAAAGAGGCGGGAATAATCCCGCCTCTTCTGCTTCCCGTTCAGCCAGTTGGATGAATCAAACGGACTGTCCGAACTTCATTCGACCTGTTACTGCTCGCCGGCAAGCAGGGTCTGCATGGCCCCTATCAGGTCGCTGTCAACATAGCTGAAGACAAACATGTCATTGACATCACCTGCAGCCAGATCACATGTACCATCCGGGACGGTAAAGCGTATGAAACCGTCGATGTAGTCGGCCGGCCTGCCCACGATGGTCGATGGATCCACTATGTTGAGCTCTTGGTTCGGAAGTTCGAAGTTGACGGACTTCCGTCCCTCCTCGTCATTGTATATGTTTATGTTATAAGTGCCGGAGGCATCACAGACCGACCAGAGCACTATGTCCGTGGTGGCGCTGTATGCCGTGTCGATCCAGTAACGAATGTCAAGGACGGCGCCGGGAGGAGACCCGGTAGCTAATGATATGATACTGGTCGCGTCCATAGACGTAAGATCGGTTCCTGATGTATAGTCATCCAGAAATATAGGCAATACAGGCACAAGGACCGCGTCCTTACCTGCCGTGTCTACCATGAATGCATTGGCAAAGATGTCAGCGGTAGCAGCCGGACCAGCAGCAGCGTCACCTGATGTAAAGACCAGGTAGCCGTCTACATTTTCAAGGCCCACACCGGACTCTGCCATCCATGAAAAGCCGTAATAATCATTTTCGGTCATTTCGATCATGCCGTCTGTTATATGGGTGCTGTTGTTGTCGAAGAATGCCCAGTAGACGTCGCAGCCAGTGGCATTAACGCACGAAAGACCAACCACGGTATCTACGTTTGCGCCATCATGATAGACCTTGGGCACAAGCTGACCCGTACTATAATAACCCAAAACTACTGCACCTGCCTGGCCGGCCATAAACATCACGGCCAACGTCATGACCAGACCTATTCCCCACTTTGTAATCTTTTTCACGTCTTATTCCTCCCTTTGGTGATTTTTTGGATGTTTTAACTAAAAGTCCTACGCCTAACATAAATGCCTGTCAGGGTGATTAGCCCGACCAGTACTTTCTATATCACCTCCCTTTCCTTATTATTTGCCTGATATAGCATCGCTCAGGCTTTTTTCCTGATGGTGATACCACTCGCCATCTATCAATCTCCACCTGTCTACCGCCTCCGTATTAAATGTATTTCGAGATCCGAGCGCAGGAATGATGTAGCTCAATTTTACCTTG from the Deltaproteobacteria bacterium genome contains:
- a CDS encoding acyltransferase gives rise to the protein MSANHEDAFFGLPEVWPRPAPPPGFDRIGEGVRIAGTVTLYRRGGDRRRGITLGDGVVLFGQVRLVVGDLALNHQADLVLGDRVWVNTGAYLSGEGGLLIEDGVLIGPGARILSAGHGIDGPPENIIDHALTYGAIRICRGAWIGAGASVLEGVTIGKGAVVGAGAVVTRDIPPFAIATGNPARFLRWRKGFETRDSAGAAGRLRKWLRYVMRRF